GAGGGTGAATTCGGCGAGCGCGGCTTTCATGGCGCCTCGGTCTCCTCGATCACCCGGCGGGCGGGGGTGGGGCAGGGCACCTTCTACCTCTACTTCGCCGGCAAGGAGGACGCCCTGCGCGAGCTCGTCAGGGGAATGGGCCGCGAACTCCGGCGCGCGCTTTCTGTGGCGACCGAGGGGACAGAGGACCGGCTCGAGGTCGAGCGGGAGGGCTTTCGGGCCTTTGCCAGGTTCAGCCTCGAGCACGACAAGCTCTACCGGGTGGTGATGGAGTCGCAGTTTGTGGACGCCTCCATCTACCGCGACTACTATGAGACGCTGGCCGGGGCCTATACCGCGGGCCTCGAGCGGGCGCAGGTCAAGGGGCAGATTCGCGCCGGCGACGCGAGCGTGCAGGCCTGGGCGCTCATGGGCGTCGCGCACTTTTTGGGCCTGCGCTACGCTATCTGGCAGGGGCGCGAGCCCAGCGAGGACGAGCTCAGCGCCGTCTTCGACTTCATCGCCCACGGGCTCGAGCCGGAGGGGGACTAGTGGACCGGGCGAGGGGGACCAGAGCCGGGCTGACGGGCATCGGCGTCTATGTGCCCGAAGGGCGCATCACCGCGGGCGAGATCGCCTCGGCGAGCGGGCTGCCGCGCTGGGTGGTGACCGACAAGTTGGGCCTCACCGCCAAGCCCAAGCCGGGCCCCGAAGATCACCCCACGGCGATGGGCGTCTTTGCGGCGCGGGAGGCGCTCTCGCGTGCGGGCGTGGGCGCGGTTGAGATCGACGTGGTCATCTCCATCACCGAGGAGTACAAGGACTATCCGGTGTGGACGGCGGGCATCAAGCTGGCGCACGACCTCGGCGCGACCGCTGCCTACGCCTACGACCTCGGCCAGAAGTGCGGCACCGGTGTTCTTGCGCTCAAGCAGGCGCGCGACCTGATCCGCGCCGACGCGCGTGTGAACACGGTGCTGGTGGCGGGCGGCTACCGCAACGGCGACCTCATCGACCTCACCGATCCCAAGCTGCGCTTCATGTTCAACCTGGGCGCGGGGGGCGCGGCGGCGGTGGTGCAGCGGGGAGCGGGGGGCCACGAGGTCTTGGACGCCGCCATCATCACCGACGGCAGCTTTTCGCTGGACGTGCTCGTGCCCGTAGGCGGCACCAGAGCGCCGCTGACCGCCGCGAACGTGGGCGACTACCGGCTCCGGGTCGGCGACCCGGCGGGGATGAAGGAGCGGCTCGAGCACAAGTCCCTGGCGACCTTTCTCGAGGTGGTCCGGCAGGCCGTCGCGCGTTCGGGTTACCAGGTTTCAGACATTGGCTACCTGGCCATGCTCCACGTCAAGCGGAGCGCGCACGACTATCTCTTGAAGGAACTCGGCCTCAGCGAGGACCAGTCCATCTATCTCGCGGATTACGGCCACCTCGGCCAGGTGGATCAGTTCCTGAGCCTGAAGCTGGCCGAGGGGCAGGGCAAACTCAAGCCGGGCGATCTGGTGGTCCTGGTGGCGGCGGGCGTCGGCTATGTCTGGAACGCGCTCTGCCTGAAGTGGGGCGAGAGCTGATGGTCTTCGACCTCGCCGCCAAACGCGCCGACCTCACGCCGCAGCGCGAGGCGGTGCTTTTTGACGGGCGCTGGTACAGCTACCGCGACCTGAACGACCGGGCGGCGCGGCTGGCGGGTCGCCTCGCCGAAGCGGGCGTCAGCAAAGGCGACCGCGTCAGCATCCTCGCCCTCAACCACCTCGCGCACCTAGACCTCATCCTGGCGGCGGCCAAGCTGGGCTTCGTCTACGCGCCGCTCAACTACCGGCTGGCGGCGGCTGAGCAGCGGGAGATCGTCGGCTACCTGCGGCCGAACGTTCTTGTTTACGGCGAGGCGCACGCGGGGGTGGCCGACGGGCTCGAGGTGGCGGCGAAGGTTGCTTTGGGGGGCTATGAGGGCTGGCTGGGGGACGCTCCTCCGCCGCCCCCGCCGCCCGCGCTGAGGGGAGACGACATCCACATGATCCTCCTGACGGGCGGCACCACCGGCCTGCCCAAGGGTGCCATGCTGCCCTACCGGCAGGGCTTTTACAACGCGGTCAACACGGTCCTCTCCTGGGGTCTGCGCGAGGACGACCGGGTCGTCCAGGCGACCCCGGCCTTTCACGCGGCCGTCAACGTCTTCACCCTGCCGCTCCTCTACCAGGGCGGCAGCGTCGTCCTCATGGAGCAGT
This region of Deinococcota bacterium genomic DNA includes:
- a CDS encoding TetR/AcrR family transcriptional regulator; protein product: MAEAVQPVTARGEATRQKILAAAEGEFGERGFHGASVSSITRRAGVGQGTFYLYFAGKEDALRELVRGMGRELRRALSVATEGTEDRLEVEREGFRAFARFSLEHDKLYRVVMESQFVDASIYRDYYETLAGAYTAGLERAQVKGQIRAGDASVQAWALMGVAHFLGLRYAIWQGREPSEDELSAVFDFIAHGLEPEGD
- a CDS encoding 3-oxoacyl-ACP synthase; protein product: MDRARGTRAGLTGIGVYVPEGRITAGEIASASGLPRWVVTDKLGLTAKPKPGPEDHPTAMGVFAAREALSRAGVGAVEIDVVISITEEYKDYPVWTAGIKLAHDLGATAAYAYDLGQKCGTGVLALKQARDLIRADARVNTVLVAGGYRNGDLIDLTDPKLRFMFNLGAGGAAAVVQRGAGGHEVLDAAIITDGSFSLDVLVPVGGTRAPLTAANVGDYRLRVGDPAGMKERLEHKSLATFLEVVRQAVARSGYQVSDIGYLAMLHVKRSAHDYLLKELGLSEDQSIYLADYGHLGQVDQFLSLKLAEGQGKLKPGDLVVLVAAGVGYVWNALCLKWGES